Proteins encoded in a region of the Prunus persica cultivar Lovell chromosome G4, Prunus_persica_NCBIv2, whole genome shotgun sequence genome:
- the LOC18779154 gene encoding C2 domain-containing protein At1g53590, with protein MDVTEVTVIHHVGIVLMMLWFLSHFNCCHPFAYFFSLIYLYLVHERYVMRLRRKLQFDERKQANQRRVLSDSETVRWLNHAVEKIWPICMEQIASQKILLPIIPWFLEKYKPWTVGKAVVQHLYLGRNPPMFTEMRVLRQSTDDDHLVLELGMNFLTADDMLGILAVKLRKRLGFGIWTKLHITGMHVEGKVLIGVKFLRKWPFLGRVRLCFVEPPYFQMTVKPIFTRGLDVTEVPGIDGWLDKLLAIAFEQTLVQPNMLVVDMEKFTSPEPENWFSVDEKEPVAHVRIEVIEASDMKPSDLNGFADPYVKGQMGVYQFKTKIQKKTLTPKWHEEFKIPIITWDSPNVLAIEVHDKDIFVDDTLGDCSIKISDLRDGGRHDMWLPLQNIKTAGRLHIAVTVVEDNGKGDDCPDIPEMLDLEDKRNSFANDTANKSSFSSVSSEKSPRVADHFEPIDIEGQKETGIWVHHPGSEVSQTWETRKGKGRRLNTQIHGEANGTNGRSSVASGTQVNDGSSTDENPEDRHPMASFRRGLHKIFHRNSKKEDNSSSFTEAVQTPRVNLRAINEKEAGVKFVVEDNISVSPSGKVSKEGALSSGESGPDSPGKGKVKSFFRNAEKSVKRALSKKGSRKSQADSCAVSEREIIEGSNSSDDESLPSPPFVEMIPVASRDIPCGSVNDSSKPEEVVVQPVIVTAVDAEGPTEKVEHEELVHPMEKVELEEVEKVHEEVDSPGRNGDGLYEPLKVEAS; from the exons atggATGTAACAGAGGTTACAGTGATACACCATGTGGGCATTGTGTTAATGATGCTTTGGTTTCTTTCTCACTTCAATTGCTGCCACCCCTTTGCCTACTTTTTCTCTCTGATTTATCTCTACCTG GTTCATGAGCGGTATGTTATGAGATTGCGGAGGAAATTACAATTTGATGAAAGAAAGCAGGCTAATCAGAGAAGG GTGCTTTCTGATTCCGAGACCGTGCGGTGGTTGAACCATGCAGTTGAAAAGATATGGCCTATATGTATGGAACAGATTGCTTCACAGAAAATTCTCCTACCTATCATACCTTGGTTTTTGGAGAAGTACAAACCGTGGACTGTT GGCAAGGCTGTAGTTCAGCATCTCTACTTAGGAAGAAACCCACCTATGTTCACAGAGATGAGAGTTCTTCGCCAATCTACTGATGATGACCACTTG GTTCTGGAGTTGGGAATGAATTTTCTGACAGCTGATGATATGCTTGGAATTCTGGCTGTGAAGCTGAGGAAAAGACTaggttttggaatctggaCAAAGTTGCATATTACAGGCATGCATGTTGAAGGAAAG GTCCTGATTGGGGTGAAGTTCCTTCGCAAGTGGCCTTTCCTTGGCCGTGTGCGATTATGCTTTGTGGAGCCTCCATATTTTCAAATGACCGTCAAGCCTATTTTTACTCGAGGGCTTGATGTTACAGAAGTTCCTGGGATTGATGGATGGCTG GATAAGCTTCTCGCCATTGCCTTTGAGCAGACACTTGTTCAg CCTAATATGCTGGTTGTTGACATGGAGAAATTTACTTCACCAGAGCCAG AAAATTGGTTCTCTGTGGATGAGAAGGAGCCTGTTGCTCATGTCAGAATAGAAGTCATCGAAGCATCAGACATGAAACCCTCCGATCTAAATG GATTTGCTGACCCTTATGTGAAGGGTCAAATGGGCGTTTACCAATTCAAAACGAAGATACAAAAGAAAACGCTGACTCCAAAATGGCATGAGGAATTTAAGATCCCCATTATTACATGGGATTCACCTAATGTGCTAGCTATTGAAGTTCATGACAAGGacatatttgttgatgacaCCCTTGG AGACTGTTCCATTAAAATCAGTGATCTTAGAGATGGCGGGAGGCATGACATGTGGTTGCCTCTTCAAAACATTAAAACAGCAGGGAGGCTGCATATTGCAGTAACTGTAGTAGAAGATAATGGGAAG GGGGATGATTGTCCAGATATTCCGGAAATGCTAGATTTGGAAGATAAAAGAAATTCCTTTGCCAATGACACTGCTAATAAAAGTTCCTTCTCATCTGTATCATCAGAGAAATCTCCTAGGGTGGCAGATCATTTTGAGCCTATTGATATAGAAGGGCAAAAGGAAACTGGTATATGGGTCCATCATCCAGGAAGTGAAGTTTCACAAACTTGGGAGACTAGAAAAGGAAAGGGTCGAAGACTTAATACCCAGATTCATGGGGAGGCTAATGGTACTAACGGTCGTAGTTCAGTGGCATCTGGAACCCAAGTAAATGATGGCAGCAGTACTGATGAGAATCCTGAGGATAGACATCCAATGGCATCATTTCGCCGGGGTCTGCATAAGATATTCCATAGGAATTCCAAGAAGGAGGATAATTCAAGCAGCTTTACAGAGGCTGTTCAAACCCCTCGTGTTAATCTAAGGGCAATTAATGAAAAGGAGGCTGGTGTAAAGTTTGTTGTGGAAGACAACATTTCGGTCTCTCCTTCTGGTAAAGTTTCAAAAGAAGGGGCTTTAAGTTCTGGAGAGAGTGGTCCCGATAGCCCAGGAAAGGGTAAGGTGAAGAGTTTCTTTAGAAATGCTGAAAAATCCGTAAAGCGTGCACTTTCAAAGAAAGGTTCTAGAAAGTCTCAAGCTGATTCATGTGCAGTGAGTGaaagagaaattatagaagGTTCCAACTCTTCTGATGACGAATCTCTTCCTTCCCCCCCATTTGTTGAAATGATACCTGTCGCCTCCAGGGATATACCTTGTGGCTCCGTCAATGATTCAAGTAAACCAGAGGAGGTTGTGGTTCAGCCGGTAATTGTCACGGCAGTGGATGCTGAAGGCCCAACGGAGAAGGTTGAACATGAAGAACTCGTACACCCAATGGAGAAGGTTGAACTTGAAGAAGTCGAAAAGGTGCACGAGGAGGTGGACAGCCCTGGAAGAAATGGCGATGGATTGTATGAGCCGTTAAAAGTTGAAGCTAGCTGA
- the LOC18781376 gene encoding 60S ribosomal protein L18a-like protein isoform X1, with translation MGEDEKKKGAASDHQQYPHPPEYGTFQGVANYPPPPPPHQPPPTGFPQPVPPPGAADPPAPHPQYYTQGYQTVQGYAVAEGRPVRERRLPCCGIGCGWFLFIIGFFLATVPWYIGALIMLCARIDHREKPGYIACAVGVSNAYFLSFRFLEGSVYTLCCSCYNCYHPRCNKGR, from the exons ATGGGCgaagatgaaaagaagaaaggagcaGCAAGTGATCATCAGCAGTATCCGCATCCACCTGAGTATGGAACGTTCCAAGGCGTAGCCAACTATCCGCCGCCGCCACCGCCGCATCAGCCACCGCCGACAGGATTCCCTCAGCCGGTTCCGCCGCCTGGAGCTGCCGACCCTCCTGCTCCTCATCCTCAGTACTACACTCAGGGATATCAAACTGTTCAAG GCTATGCAGTTGCTGAAGGAAGACCAGTAAGAGAGCGCCGCCTTCCTTGCTGTGGCATTGGCTGTGGCTGGTTCCT GTTTATTATTGGTTTCTTCCTTGCTACCGTCCCCTGGTATATCGGTGCACTTATCATGCTATGTGCCAGGATAGACCACCGAGAGAAACCAGGATATATTGCTTGTGCAGTTGGTGTGAGTAACGcttatttcctttcatttagATTTTTGGAAGGATCTGTTTACACGTTAT GCTGTTCTTGCTACAATTGCTATCATCCTCGGTGCAACAAAGGGAGGTAA
- the LOC18781376 gene encoding 60S ribosomal protein L18a-like protein isoform X3, protein MGEDEKKKGAASDHQQYPHPPEYGTFQGVANYPPPPPPHQPPPTGFPQPVPPPGAADPPAPHPQYYTQGYQTVQGYAVAEGRPVRERRLPCCGIGCGWFLLFLLQLLSSSVQQREVMPGNLRGRNCIACKIDTYTSPDS, encoded by the exons ATGGGCgaagatgaaaagaagaaaggagcaGCAAGTGATCATCAGCAGTATCCGCATCCACCTGAGTATGGAACGTTCCAAGGCGTAGCCAACTATCCGCCGCCGCCACCGCCGCATCAGCCACCGCCGACAGGATTCCCTCAGCCGGTTCCGCCGCCTGGAGCTGCCGACCCTCCTGCTCCTCATCCTCAGTACTACACTCAGGGATATCAAACTGTTCAAG GCTATGCAGTTGCTGAAGGAAGACCAGTAAGAGAGCGCCGCCTTCCTTGCTGTGGCATTGGCTGTGGCTGGTTCCT GCTGTTCTTGCTACAATTGCTATCATCCTCGGTGCAACAAAGGGAGGTAATGCCTGGTAATCTCAGAGGGAGGAATTGTATAGCTTGCAAGATTGATACATACACTAGTCCAGATTCTTGA
- the LOC18781376 gene encoding 60S ribosomal protein L18a-like protein isoform X2 — protein MGEDEKKKGAASDHQQYPHPPEYGTFQGVANYPPPPPPHQPPPTGFPQPVPPPGAADPPAPHPQYYTQGYQTVQGYAVAEGRPVRERRLPCCGIGCGWFLFIIGFFLATVPWYIGALIMLCARIDHREKPGYIACAVGAVLATIAIILGATKGGNAW, from the exons ATGGGCgaagatgaaaagaagaaaggagcaGCAAGTGATCATCAGCAGTATCCGCATCCACCTGAGTATGGAACGTTCCAAGGCGTAGCCAACTATCCGCCGCCGCCACCGCCGCATCAGCCACCGCCGACAGGATTCCCTCAGCCGGTTCCGCCGCCTGGAGCTGCCGACCCTCCTGCTCCTCATCCTCAGTACTACACTCAGGGATATCAAACTGTTCAAG GCTATGCAGTTGCTGAAGGAAGACCAGTAAGAGAGCGCCGCCTTCCTTGCTGTGGCATTGGCTGTGGCTGGTTCCT GTTTATTATTGGTTTCTTCCTTGCTACCGTCCCCTGGTATATCGGTGCACTTATCATGCTATGTGCCAGGATAGACCACCGAGAGAAACCAGGATATATTGCTTGTGCAGTTGGT GCTGTTCTTGCTACAATTGCTATCATCCTCGGTGCAACAAAGGGAGGTAATGCCTGGTAA
- the LOC18778946 gene encoding polycomb group protein EMBRYONIC FLOWER 2 isoform X1, with protein sequence MCRQDSRVRMSAEEEMAAEESLSIYCKPVEFYNILQRRAIRNPSFLQRCLSYKIEAKHKRRIQMTVSISRNEKEGVQTQNLFPLYVFLARLVPDVAVPEYSATYRFSRACMLSNSTGVDGSSQLQANFILPDINKLALEAKSGSLAILFVSFVGAQNPFRGINLSKGPVDMASFPSNAGGYCLWSQIPLELLYISWENSPNFVLGQRAEMISTIDMHSCFLKLSCLNEDKCLMIATPYNPETVILSQQLQVTISAEEFGAREKSLYNTYTRSDIPSTLLSHIIRLRAGNVIFNYRYYNNTLQRTEVTEDFSCPFCLVRCASFKGLRHHLCSSHDLFNFEFWVTEEYQAVNVSVKIDNWRSEIVADGVDPKLQVFFSCSKPLRRRRPKNLYQSLKHVHPHVLQSDLPAGLCDLSDKADDAHSSKGDKARISGVSSSLPQSCADPGCVQSISGNNFAPPAMLLFAKTRKLSVERSDPRNCALLRKRQFFHSHRAQPMTLEQVLSDQDSEDEVDDDVADFEDRRMLDDFVDVTKDEKQMMHMWNSFVRKQQVLADGHIPWSCEAFSRLHGHDLVRAPALIWCWRLFMIKLWNHGLLDARSMNNCNIILEQCQGQASDPKS encoded by the exons ATGTGCCGACAAGACTCGCGTGTGCGAATGTCGGCGGAGGAAGAAATGGCTGCGGAGGAGAGCCTCTCTATCTATTGCAAGCCTGTTGAATTTTACAACATTCTTCAACGCCGCGCTATAAGAAAT CCTTCTTTTCTCCAAAGATGTTTGAGCTACAAAATAGAGGCCAAGCACAAAAGGAG AATACAAATGACAGTTTCCATTTCAAGGAATGAGAAGGAAGGTGTACAAACCCAGAATCTCTTTCCTTTGTACGTGTTTTTGGCCAGATTAGTTCCTGATGTCGCAGTTCCAGAG TATTCTGCTACATATCGATTCAGTCGAGCTTGCATGTTAAGCAATTCCACTGGGGTTGATGGGAGCAGTCAACTTCAAGCTAATTTTATTCTGCCTGACATTAATAAGCTAGCATTGGAGGCTAAATCTGGCTCACTTGCCATCTTGTTTGTCAGCTTTG TGGGAGCACAGAATCCATTTCGTGGAATCAATTTATCCAAGGGTCCTGTGGATATGGCTTCTTTTCCTT CAAATGCTGGAGGATATTGTCTGTGGAGCCAGATACCATTGGAATTACTGTATATCTCTTGGGAAAATTctcctaattttgttttgggacaGAGAGCTGAGATGATCTCAACTATTGACATGCACTCTTGCTTCTTGAAG TTGAGCTGTTTAAATGAGGATAAGTGCCTTATGATTGCAACTCCCTATAATCCAGAAACTGTT ATCCTTTCCCAGCAACTCCAGGTCACCATTTCTGCAGAGGAGTTTGGTGCTAGGGAAAAATCTCTTTATAATACATACACACGTAGTGACATTCCTTCTACATTGTTATCCCATATCATTCG GTTAAGGGCAGGAAATGTGATTTTTAATTATAGATACTACAACAATACATTGCAAAGGACAGAAG TGACTGAAGATTTTTCCTGTCCGTTTTGCTTGGTTAGGTGTGCAAGCTTTAAG GGTCTGAGACATCATTTGTGCTCATCACATGATCTCTTCAACTTTGAATTTTGG gtaacTGAAGAGTATCAAGCTGTAAATGTCTCTGTGAAAATTGATAATTGGAGATCTGAG ATTGTTGCTGACGGTGTTGATCCTAAGCTACAAGTATTCTTTTCTTG TTCAAAGCCACTTAGACGCAGAAGACCCAAGAACCTATATCAAAGTTTAAAGCACGTACATCCTCATGTCTTACAGTCTGACTTGCCTGCAGGACTCTGTGATCTTTCAGACAAGGCTGATG ATGCTCATTCTAGTAAAGGTGATAAGGCTAGAATATCAG GGGTGTCAAGTTCCCTACCGCAATCATGTGCTGATCCTGGTTGTGTTCAATCAATATCTGGAAACAATTTTGCACCTCCTGCAATGCTGCTGTTCGCAAAGACAAGAAAGTTATCTGTTGAACGTTCAGACCCTAGAAA CTGTGCACTCCTTCGGAAGCGACAGTTCTTTCACTCACATAGAGCCCAG CCAATGACATTGGAACAAGTTTTGTCAGATCAGGATAGTGAGGATgaggttgatgatgatgttgctGATTTTGAGGATCGAAGG ATGCTTGATGATTTCGTTGATGTGACTAAAGATGAGAAGCAAATGATGCATATGTGGAACTCCTTTGTGAGGAAGCAACA GGTGCTGGCCGATGGTCATATTCCTTGGTCGTGTGAGGCATTTTCAAGATTGCACGGACATGACCTTGTCAGAGCTCCGGCCCTGATATG GTGTTGGAGATTATTCATGATCAAATTGTGGAATCATGGTCTTCTTGATGCACGCAGCATGAACAACTGTAACATTATTCTTGAACAGTGTCAAGGCCAGGCTTCGGATCCGAAAAGTtaa
- the LOC18778946 gene encoding polycomb group protein EMBRYONIC FLOWER 2 isoform X2, protein MCRQDSRVRMSAEEEMAAEESLSIYCKPVEFYNILQRRAIRNPSFLQRCLSYKIEAKHKRRIQMTVSISRNEKEGVQTQNLFPLYVFLARLVPDVAVPEYSATYRFSRACMLSNSTGVDGSSQLQANFILPDINKLALEAKSGSLAILFVSFVGAQNPFRGINLSKGPVDMASFPSNAGGYCLWSQIPLELLYISWENSPNFVLGQRAEMISTIDMHSCFLKLSCLNEDKCLMIATPYNPETVILSQQLQVTISAEEFGAREKSLYNTYTRSDIPSTLLSHIIRLRAGNVIFNYRYYNNTLQRTEVTEDFSCPFCLVRCASFKGLRHHLCSSHDLFNFEFWVTEEYQAVNVSVKIDNWRSEIVADGVDPKLQVFFSCSKPLRRRRPKNLYQSLKHVHPHVLQSDLPAGLCDLSDKADGVSSSLPQSCADPGCVQSISGNNFAPPAMLLFAKTRKLSVERSDPRNCALLRKRQFFHSHRAQPMTLEQVLSDQDSEDEVDDDVADFEDRRMLDDFVDVTKDEKQMMHMWNSFVRKQQVLADGHIPWSCEAFSRLHGHDLVRAPALIWCWRLFMIKLWNHGLLDARSMNNCNIILEQCQGQASDPKS, encoded by the exons ATGTGCCGACAAGACTCGCGTGTGCGAATGTCGGCGGAGGAAGAAATGGCTGCGGAGGAGAGCCTCTCTATCTATTGCAAGCCTGTTGAATTTTACAACATTCTTCAACGCCGCGCTATAAGAAAT CCTTCTTTTCTCCAAAGATGTTTGAGCTACAAAATAGAGGCCAAGCACAAAAGGAG AATACAAATGACAGTTTCCATTTCAAGGAATGAGAAGGAAGGTGTACAAACCCAGAATCTCTTTCCTTTGTACGTGTTTTTGGCCAGATTAGTTCCTGATGTCGCAGTTCCAGAG TATTCTGCTACATATCGATTCAGTCGAGCTTGCATGTTAAGCAATTCCACTGGGGTTGATGGGAGCAGTCAACTTCAAGCTAATTTTATTCTGCCTGACATTAATAAGCTAGCATTGGAGGCTAAATCTGGCTCACTTGCCATCTTGTTTGTCAGCTTTG TGGGAGCACAGAATCCATTTCGTGGAATCAATTTATCCAAGGGTCCTGTGGATATGGCTTCTTTTCCTT CAAATGCTGGAGGATATTGTCTGTGGAGCCAGATACCATTGGAATTACTGTATATCTCTTGGGAAAATTctcctaattttgttttgggacaGAGAGCTGAGATGATCTCAACTATTGACATGCACTCTTGCTTCTTGAAG TTGAGCTGTTTAAATGAGGATAAGTGCCTTATGATTGCAACTCCCTATAATCCAGAAACTGTT ATCCTTTCCCAGCAACTCCAGGTCACCATTTCTGCAGAGGAGTTTGGTGCTAGGGAAAAATCTCTTTATAATACATACACACGTAGTGACATTCCTTCTACATTGTTATCCCATATCATTCG GTTAAGGGCAGGAAATGTGATTTTTAATTATAGATACTACAACAATACATTGCAAAGGACAGAAG TGACTGAAGATTTTTCCTGTCCGTTTTGCTTGGTTAGGTGTGCAAGCTTTAAG GGTCTGAGACATCATTTGTGCTCATCACATGATCTCTTCAACTTTGAATTTTGG gtaacTGAAGAGTATCAAGCTGTAAATGTCTCTGTGAAAATTGATAATTGGAGATCTGAG ATTGTTGCTGACGGTGTTGATCCTAAGCTACAAGTATTCTTTTCTTG TTCAAAGCCACTTAGACGCAGAAGACCCAAGAACCTATATCAAAGTTTAAAGCACGTACATCCTCATGTCTTACAGTCTGACTTGCCTGCAGGACTCTGTGATCTTTCAGACAAGGCTGATG GGGTGTCAAGTTCCCTACCGCAATCATGTGCTGATCCTGGTTGTGTTCAATCAATATCTGGAAACAATTTTGCACCTCCTGCAATGCTGCTGTTCGCAAAGACAAGAAAGTTATCTGTTGAACGTTCAGACCCTAGAAA CTGTGCACTCCTTCGGAAGCGACAGTTCTTTCACTCACATAGAGCCCAG CCAATGACATTGGAACAAGTTTTGTCAGATCAGGATAGTGAGGATgaggttgatgatgatgttgctGATTTTGAGGATCGAAGG ATGCTTGATGATTTCGTTGATGTGACTAAAGATGAGAAGCAAATGATGCATATGTGGAACTCCTTTGTGAGGAAGCAACA GGTGCTGGCCGATGGTCATATTCCTTGGTCGTGTGAGGCATTTTCAAGATTGCACGGACATGACCTTGTCAGAGCTCCGGCCCTGATATG GTGTTGGAGATTATTCATGATCAAATTGTGGAATCATGGTCTTCTTGATGCACGCAGCATGAACAACTGTAACATTATTCTTGAACAGTGTCAAGGCCAGGCTTCGGATCCGAAAAGTtaa
- the LOC18779313 gene encoding cytochrome P450 CYP72A219, with product MGPIPRVTIMNPEDLKDAFNKSDEFQRAISNPIVKSISQGLSSLEGEKWAKHRKIINPAFHLEKLKGMLPTFYQSCSEMINKWESLVFKEGSCEMDVWPYLENLTSDVISRAAFGSSYEEGRRIFQLLREEAKFYTIAARSVYIPGWRFLPTKHNKRMKEIHKEVRGLLKGVINKREDAIKAGEAAKGDLLGILMESNFREIQEHGNNKNAGMSIEDVIGECKLFYFAGQETTSVLLVWTLVLLSQNQDWQARAREEVLQVFGTNIPTYDQLSHLKVVTMILLEVLRLYPAVVELPRTTYKKTQLGKFSLPAGVEVSLHIMLAHHDKELWGEDAKEFKPERFSEGVSKATKNQFTYFPFGAGPRICIGQNFAMLEAKLALSLILQHFTFELSPSYAHAPSVTITLHPQFGAHFILHKR from the exons ATGGGTCCCATACCACGGGTGACCATCATGAATCCAGAAGATTTGAAAGATGCCTTCAACAAATCTGATGAATTTCAGAGGGCAATATCAAACCCTATTGTCAAGTCGATATCACAAGGCCTTTCAAGCCTTGAAGGTGAGAAATGGGCTAAACACAGAAAGATTATCAACCCAGCATTCCATTTAGAGAAGCTAAAG GGTATGTTACCAACATTTTACCAAAGTTGTAGCGAGATGATTAACAAGTGGGAGAGCTTGGTGTTCAAAGAGGGTTCATGTGAGATGGATGTGTGGCCTTATCTTGAAAATTTAACCAGCGACGTGATTTCTCGAGCTGCATTTGGAAGTAGCTACGAAGAGGGAAGGAGAATATTTCAACTACTCAGAGAGGAAGCAAAATTTTATACAATCGCCGCACGAAGTGTATACATTCCAGGGTGGAG GTTTCTACCAACCAAGCATAACAAGAGGATGAAGGAAATTCACAAGGAAGTTAGAGGCTTACTGAAGGgtgttataaataaaagagaagacGCGATTAAGGCAGGTGAAGCTGCTAAAGGTGACTTATTAGGTATACTTATGGAGTCCAACTTCAGGGAAATTCAGGAACATGGGAACAACAAAAACGCTGGAATGAGTATTGAAGATGTAATTGGAGAGTGTAAGTTGTTTTACTTTGCTGGGCAAGAGACCACTTCTGTGCTGCTTGTTTGGACATTGGTTTTACTCAGCCAAAATCAGGATTGGCAAGCTCGTGCAAGAGAAGAGGTCTTGCAAGTTTTTGGAACCAACATCCCAACCTATGATCAGCTCAGTCACCTAAAAGTT GTGACCATGATTTTACTTGAAGTTCTTCGATTATACCCAGCAGTTGTTGAGCTCCCACGAACTACTTACAAGAAAACACAGCTTGGAAAGTTCTCATTGCCGGCCGGAGTCGAAGTCTCCTTACACATAATGCTTGCTCACCATGATAAAGAATTGTGGGGTGAGGATGCAAAGGAGTTTAAACCAGAGAGGTTTTCAGAAGGAGTTTCAAAGGCAACAAAGAACCAGTTTACATACTTCCCTTTCGGAGCTGGTCCACGGATTTGCATTGGACAGAACTTTGCTATGCTGGAAGCTAAATTGGCCTTGTCATTGATTCTACAACACTTTACCTTTGAGCTCTCTCCATCGTATGCTCATGCTCCGTCCGTAACTATAACCCTTCATCCACAATTTGGTGCTCATTTCATTTTACACAAACGTTGA